The DNA window CGCGATCTTTCGCGAGATGGGCGATGCCGGCCTGCTCGGCATCAACATCCCGGAAGAGTTCGGCGGGCTCGGCGCCAACTATGTGACCTACGGGCTGGTCGCGCGGGAAGTCGAACGCGTCGATTCCGGCTATCGCTCGATGATGTCGGTGCAGTCGTCGCTGGTGATGTATCCGATCTACGCCTATGGCTCGGACGAACAGCGCAAGAGGTACCTGCCCAAGCTCGCCAGCGGCGAGTGGATCGGCTGCTTTGGCCTGACCGAGCCTGATGCCGGCTCCGATCCGGGCGGCATGAAGACGCGCGCCGAGAAGACCGCCAAAGGCTACAAGCTCTCCGGCTCCAAGATGTGGATTTCCAACGCGCCGGTCGCCGACGTGTTCGTCGTCTGGGCGAAGCTGAAGGGTGAGAACGGCAAGGACGAGATCCGCGGCTTCGTGCTGGAGAAGGGCATGAAGGGGCTTTCGGCGCCGAAGATCGGCGGCAAGCTGTCGCTGCGGGCGTCGATCACCGGCGAGGTGGTGATGGAAGGCGTCGAGGTCGGCGAGGACGCGCTGCTGCCCAACGCCAAGGGCCTGGGCGGCCCGTTCGGTTGCCTCAACCGGGCTCGCTAC is part of the Mesorhizobium loti genome and encodes:
- a CDS encoding acyl-CoA dehydrogenase — translated: MAADKNAFVWEDPFLIEDQLSEDERMVRDGAAAFAADKLAPRIEDAYLNETFDTAIFREMGDAGLLGINIPEEFGGLGANYVTYGLVAREVERVDSGYRSMMSVQSSLVMYPIYAYGSDEQRKRYLPKLASGEWIGCFGLTEPDAGSDPGGMKTRAEKTAKGYKLSGSKMWISNAPVADVFVVWAKLKGENGKDEIRGFVLEKGMKGLSAPKIGGKLSLRASITGEVVMEGVEVGEDALLPNAKGLGGPFGCLNRARYGISWGSMGAAEDCWHRARQYGLDRKQFGKPLAGTQLYQKKLADMQTEIALGLQASLRVGRLLDEGKMAPEMISIVKRNNCGKALDIARQARDMHGGNGIQIGYHVMRHAQNLETVNTYEGTHDVHALILGRAQTGIQAFF